Genomic window (Candidatus Tanganyikabacteria bacterium):
GTGGGCGCGTATCGCGTCGAGGCCACCCACACCACGGGCGGCGACAAGAAAGTGCGCGTGCGCGTGCGCGTCATGGAAAATCGCACCGGTCTGAGCCTGGCCGAGAGCACCCGATCGGTAGTGCCGACATACTGAGATGGCCATCCGGGCCGAACCCGCCCTGGCAGTCCTTTCCGAACTCGCCCGCGAGCACGCGATCGTGCCCGTGTGGATCGAACTGGCGGCCGACCTGGACACGCCCGTCACGGCGTTCCTGAAACTCCGGCGGCGGCACGCGGCGCGTTTCTTGCTCGAGAGCGTCGAGGGCGGCGAGCGGGTGGGCCGCTATTCGTTCATCGGCTGCGGCGAGCGGCGGCGCTTGCGGGTCGCCGCCGACGGCGACCCCTGGAAGGCGCTAGGCCTCATCGCGCGGGACCGGGTCGCGGGCGGCCAGTTCGGCGACTTGCCGGGGTTCTGGGGCGGCTACGTGGGCTGGATCGGCTTCGATGCGGTCCGGCACCTGGAGCCGACCGTGGGCAAGCCGCCGCCCGACGACCTGGGGATGCCGGCCGCCGAGTTCATCGAACCCGAAGTGCTGGTCGCATTCGACCACGTGAAGCACCGGATGCTGCTGATCCGCGCCGTGCCGGCGGGCGAAGATCTGCCGCGCCGCTATGTCGAGGCCTCGGCGGCACTCCGCGATGTCGCCTCGGCCCTGGCCGCGCCGCTGGAAGGCCAGCAGCTGCAGATCTCCGCCGAGCCGGCGGTCCCGCCGTACCGGTCCACGCTCACTCGCCAGGAGTTCATGGACCGCGTCGCCACCTGCCTCGAGCACATTCGCGCCGGTGACGTCTTCCAGATCGTGCCCTCCCAGCGATTCTCGGTGAGTTACGACGGCGACCCGTTCCTGCTGTACCGCCACCTGCGGATCCTCAATCCCTCGCCTTACATGTTCTTCCAGGACTGGGGCGACTATCAGCTGGTCGGTTCCTCGCCGGAAGTGATGGTCAGGCTGGATGGCGACGTCGCGACGGTCCGGCCGATCGCCGGCACTCGGCGGCGCGGCGGTCGGCCGGACGACGAAATAGCCGCCGAGTTGCTGGCCGACGAGAAGGAATGCGCCGAGCACATCATGCTGGTCGATCTCGGCCGCAACGATCTCGGCCGGGTGTGCGCGATCGGGTCGGTGCGCGTCGATTCCCTCATGCACATCGAGAAGTACAGCCACGTGCTCCACATCGTCTCGAACGTGACCGGGCGGCTGGCGCCGGGGCGCACGGGCCTCGACCTGCTGGCGGCGTCCTTTCCGGCGGGGACGCTCTCGGGTGCTCCCAAGATCAAGGCGCTGGAGCTGCTCAACAAGCTGGAGCCGAGGCGACGCGGGCCTTACGGCGGCGCGGTGGGCACGTTGGCGTATGACGGCGCGGTCAACATGGGCATCACCATCCGGACCCTGCTGGTCAAGGCCGGCCAGGCCCACGTGCAGGCCGGCGCCGGCGTGGTGGCCGACTCGGATCCGGCCCTCGAACACCAGGAGTGCCTCAACAAGGCCCATGCCTTGCTGCTGGCGGTTGGCGCCGCGAGCGCCGGGAAGGGGCAAGAGCCTTGAACGCGCTGATCCCGAGAGACGAGAGCTTCTTCGGCCTGCTGGAGGCGGCGGCCAAGAACGCGTTGCTGGCCTCGCGGGTGCTGCGCAACCTCCTCGAGGACTTCCGCGACGCGGCAGACCGTGTCAAGCAAATCCGCGAGATGGAGCACGAGGGCGATCGCCTCACCCACGAGTTGCTGGACAAGCTGGATCGGACCTTCGTGACGCCGTTCGAGCGGGAGGACATCTACTCCTTGACGCGCGGCATGGACGATATCGTGGACGCCATCTTCCTGGTGGCCGATCGCCTGGTCGTCTACAAGATCCAGGGACCCACTCGCGAGGCGGTCGCCCTGGTGCGCATCCTGGTGCGTTGCTGCGAAGAACTCGACTCGGCCATGGCGCTCTTGCGGTCGCGCACCCGCTTCCGCGACGTGCAGAGGCATTGCATCGAGATCGACCGCCTGGAGAACATGGGCGACCGCGTCGTGCGGCAGGCCCTGTGGGACCTTTTCGGCGACCCGGGCGACGTCCTCGAGGTCCTCAAGTGGAAGGAGTTCTACGACGTGCTCGAGGGGGCCATCGATTTCACGGAGAACGTCGCCGACCTCCTGCGCGGCGTGGTGATAAAAGCCGTCTAGCGGGTCTGGCGGTATCCTGCCGCCTGGTCCGGGTCGAAGCCCGCGGGTCGAACCCTTTGGCGGACTTGCCCAATCCCCGGCGGGCAAGAATTATGAACTTACGTAAATTACTTCACAGAGGTTGCGAGAGTTATTGACCGTTAACCAGGTGTATGGCACTCTACCGTCATAAAACTAAACAGGTTGCGTGCTCTATCTCCGCTTAATATGTATCTGTTTGTAACAATCGGCCTTGCCCGAGACCACCAACCTGCCCCAAAGAATCGAAAGGAGCGTTGGAATGGTCGGCAACAAGCCAGGCCCGGCCAAGGGTGACCCCAGGATGGTAGAAGCCGGGCGCCGCGGCGGGCAGACCGTTAAGGAAGAGCGTGGCCGCGAGTTCTTCCAGCAGATCGGCCAGAAAGGTGGCCAGGCCACCAAGGCCAAGTACGGGCCGGAGTTCTTCTCGAGCATCGGCCGCAAGGGCGGCGAGGCCGTCAAGAAGGAGCGCGGCGTGGAGTTCTACAGCTCCATCGGCCGCAAGGGCGGGTCGACCTCCCGCGCCACGCGCAAGCGCGGCATGCCAGCAAAGTAGCGGCTGGGACCAGGCGGGGCTGTCTCCACTTAGACAGCCCCGTTTCTGTTTGTAGAATGAGGGATGGCAGCAGGGGAACTTTCAGCGCGGGACATAGCGGCGCGCGTGCGGGCGGGCGACCTGTCAGCCGAGCGTGTGGCAGCCGACGCCCTCGATCGCATCGCGGCGCTCGATCCCGCGATCGGCGCGTTCCTGACGGTTACCCGCGATTCCGCCCTGGCGCGAGCGCGGGATCTCGACCGTCGCCGTGCTGGCGGCCAGGCCCTGGGGCCCCTGGCGGGCGTGCCGGTCGCCCTAAAAGACAACCTGTGCACCCGCGGGGCGCCGACGACCTGCGCGAGCCGTATCCTGGCCGGGTACGTCCCGCCTTACGACGCCACGGTGGTGTCGCGCCTCGAGGAGGCCGGCGCGGTGATCGTCGGGAAGACCAACCTGGACGAGTTCGCCATGGGTTCGTCCTCCGAAAACAGCGGAGTGGGGCCGGTCCGCAACCCCTGGGATCCCTCGCGGGTGCCCGGCGGCTCGTCGGGCGGGTCGGCCGCGGCCGTGGCCGCCGGGTTGGTACCCATCGCCCTGGGAAGCGACACCGGCGGGTCCATCCGGCAACCCGCCGCGTTGTGCGGCGTGGTCGGCCTCAAGCCCACCTACGGGCTCGTGTCGCGCTACGGCCTCGTCGCCTTCGCGAGCAGCCTCGACCAGATCGGCCCC
Coding sequences:
- a CDS encoding DUF47 family protein, translated to MNALIPRDESFFGLLEAAAKNALLASRVLRNLLEDFRDAADRVKQIREMEHEGDRLTHELLDKLDRTFVTPFEREDIYSLTRGMDDIVDAIFLVADRLVVYKIQGPTREAVALVRILVRCCEELDSAMALLRSRTRFRDVQRHCIEIDRLENMGDRVVRQALWDLFGDPGDVLEVLKWKEFYDVLEGAIDFTENVADLLRGVVIKAV
- a CDS encoding general stress protein: MVGNKPGPAKGDPRMVEAGRRGGQTVKEERGREFFQQIGQKGGQATKAKYGPEFFSSIGRKGGEAVKKERGVEFYSSIGRKGGSTSRATRKRGMPAK
- a CDS encoding chorismate-binding protein, which encodes MAIRAEPALAVLSELAREHAIVPVWIELAADLDTPVTAFLKLRRRHAARFLLESVEGGERVGRYSFIGCGERRRLRVAADGDPWKALGLIARDRVAGGQFGDLPGFWGGYVGWIGFDAVRHLEPTVGKPPPDDLGMPAAEFIEPEVLVAFDHVKHRMLLIRAVPAGEDLPRRYVEASAALRDVASALAAPLEGQQLQISAEPAVPPYRSTLTRQEFMDRVATCLEHIRAGDVFQIVPSQRFSVSYDGDPFLLYRHLRILNPSPYMFFQDWGDYQLVGSSPEVMVRLDGDVATVRPIAGTRRRGGRPDDEIAAELLADEKECAEHIMLVDLGRNDLGRVCAIGSVRVDSLMHIEKYSHVLHIVSNVTGRLAPGRTGLDLLAASFPAGTLSGAPKIKALELLNKLEPRRRGPYGGAVGTLAYDGAVNMGITIRTLLVKAGQAHVQAGAGVVADSDPALEHQECLNKAHALLLAVGAASAGKGQEP